The Felis catus isolate Fca126 chromosome X, F.catus_Fca126_mat1.0, whole genome shotgun sequence genome includes a region encoding these proteins:
- the CFP gene encoding properdin, with amino-acid sequence MPARAQAPRLLPLLPLLLLLALLPATGSDPVLCFTQYEEATGKCTGLLGGGVSVNDCCLNPAYAFQKPGSKLCQACRPPRWSPWSAWGPCSVTCTKGSQLRHRRCIGWDGQCSENVEPGTLEWELQACEDHPCCPEMGGWSNWGPWTACSVTCSKGTRTRQRTCDHPTPKCGGHCPGKPQESEPCDTQKVCPIHGAWAAWGPWGPCSGSCHGGPSKPVEIRSRTCSAPKPSKEPPGNPCPGPDSEQHTCSGLPPCPVAGGWGPWSPISPCPVTCGLGQILERRTCDHPKPQHGGPFCAGDDVRTLICNTAEPCPVNGEWGPWGQWSPCSRRNIKTISCEAIPGQQTRSRSCKGRKFDGQRCIGEQQDIRHCYNIQRCPWKGSWSEWSSWGLCMPPCKPNPVQTRQRLCTAPLPKFPPTITVVEGQGEKNVTFWGKPSTLCEMLQGQKAVVEEKRPCLHVPECIDPEDEKL; translated from the exons ATGCCCGCCCGAGCACAGGCCCCTCGGTTGCTACcactgctgccgctgctgctgctgctcgcCCTGCTGCCAGCCACAG GCTCAGACCCCGTATTGTGCTTTACCCAGTATGAGGAAGCCACAGGCAAGTGCACGGGCCTCCTGGGGGGAGGTGTCAGTGTGAATGATTGCTGCCTCAACCCTGCCTACGCCTTCCAGAAGCCTGGCAGCAAGCTGTGCCAAGCATGCAG GCCTCCACGTTGGTCGCCGTGGTCTGCGTGGGGCCCCTGCTCGGTGACCTGCACTAAGGGATCCCAGTTACGGCACCGGCGCTGCATAGGCTGGGATGGGCAGTGCTCTGAGAACGTCGAGCCTGGGACCCTCGAGTGGGAGCTGCAGGCCTGTGAGGACCACCCGTGCTGTCCTG AGATGGGTGGCTGGTCCAACTGGGGTCCCTGGACGGCTTGCTCTGTCACCTGTTCCAAAGGGACCCGGACCCGTCAGCGAACATGTGatcaccccacccccaagtgTGGGGGCCACTGCCCAGGAAAGCCACAGGAGTCAGAACCCTGCGACACCCAGAAGGTCTGCCCCA TACACGGGGCCTGGGCTGCCTGGGGTCCCTGGGGCCCCTGCTCGGGTTCCTGCCACGGTGGACCCAGCAAACCTGTGGAGATACGAAGCCGCACGTGTTCTGCACCTAAGCCGTCCAAGGAGCCTCCTGGAAATCCCTGCCCGGGGCCAGACAGTGAACAGCACACCTGCTCCGGCCTGCCACCCTGCCCAG TGGCTGGTGGCTGGGGACCATGGAGCCCTATAAGCCCCTGCCCTGTGACCTGTGGCCTGGGCCAGATCCTGGAACGACGGACATGTGATCACCCTAAGCCCCAGCATGGGGGCCCCTTCTGTGCTGGTGATGACGTCCGGACCTTAATCTGCAACACGGCTGAGCCCTGCCCAG TGAACGGAGAGTGGGGGCCCTGGGGGCAGTGGAGCCCCTGCTCCCGTCGGAACATAAAAACTATCAGCTGTGAGGCGATCCCCGGCCAGCAGACACGCTCTCGGAGCTGCAAGGGCCGCAAGTTTGACGGGCAGCGGTGCATCGGGGAACAACAAGACATCCGTCACTGCTATAACATCCAGCGCTGCCCCT GGAAAGGCTCATGGTCGGAGTGGAGTAGCTGGGGGCTGTGCATGCCCCCGTGTAAACCCAACCCTGTACAAACCCGCCAGCGCCTCTGCACGGCCCCGCTCCCCAAGTTCCC GCCCACCATTACCGTGGTCGAAGGTCAGGGTGAGAAGAACGTGACCTTCTGGGGGAAGCCATCAACACTGTGCGAGATGCTGCAGGGGCAGAAGGCGGTGGTGGAGGAGAAACGGCCCTGTCTACACGTGCCTGAATGCATAGACCCTGAGGATGAGAAGCTCTAa